In one window of Bdellovibrio bacteriovorus W DNA:
- a CDS encoding transcription termination factor nusB (COG0781 Transcription termination factor), translating into MEPDVRDYADGLIRGVQAHLPAIDSKIQASSAHWKVERMATIDRNILRMAVYEIAFAKDPVQPGIVINEAVEIAKRYGTTESASFVNGLLDQVAKGHS; encoded by the coding sequence ATGGAACCAGACGTTCGTGACTATGCCGATGGCCTTATTCGTGGGGTTCAAGCTCACTTGCCAGCGATTGATTCTAAAATTCAAGCTTCAAGTGCTCACTGGAAAGTCGAGCGCATGGCAACGATTGATCGCAACATCCTACGCATGGCTGTTTATGAAATCGCTTTTGCTAAAGATCCTGTTCAACCAGGGATCGTGATCAACGAAGCGGTGGAAATCGCAAAACGCTACGGCACGACGGAGTCTGCTAGTTTTGTGAACGGCCTCCTAGACCAAGTCGCTAAAGGTCATTCATGA
- a CDS encoding transcriptional regulator NrdR (COG1327 Predicted transcriptional regulator, consists of a Zn-ribbon and ATP-cone domains): MLAMPFIIKKDGRREPFNKEKVLKGLQAACQKRPVSLPQIDAVVEKIASWVVNRGESEISSRLIGKKVMAELKQLDDVAYIRFASVYRTFKDVQEFVETLEDAELLDFVDASNPQLPLTALNFDNEKHVTHETDDKTPSPRARTTDSLPN; encoded by the coding sequence ATGCTTGCAATGCCTTTCATTATCAAAAAAGACGGACGCCGCGAGCCCTTTAACAAAGAAAAAGTTCTTAAAGGTCTTCAAGCTGCCTGCCAAAAGCGCCCTGTCAGCCTTCCGCAAATAGACGCTGTTGTTGAAAAGATTGCCTCTTGGGTCGTAAATCGTGGTGAAAGTGAGATCTCTTCTCGCCTCATCGGGAAAAAGGTCATGGCAGAACTTAAACAACTCGACGACGTTGCCTATATCCGTTTCGCAAGTGTCTACAGAACATTCAAAGACGTTCAGGAGTTTGTTGAAACTCTTGAGGATGCAGAACTTCTTGATTTTGTAGATGCCAGCAATCCACAATTACCTTTGACTGCATTGAACTTTGATAACGAGAAACATGTTACCCATGAAACTGACGACAAGACGCCAAGCCCGAGAGCTCGCACTACAGATTCTCTTCCAAACTGA
- a CDS encoding putative sun protein (COG0144 tRNA and rRNA cytosine-C5-methylases) produces MKIHKLLVVTVVQALDEIFEQGAYADKVIQRNLKNQRQWGARDRRFFAETVYEIVRWERLLAYLADDNDLWKIWAAYWVRQGHELPDWPELEGFSAEKIKQRQKDIPSFAIAQSIPDWMDKVLSQEIGPEYKEVVRALNQPAEVFLRVNGLKTTVEELIPVLKEAGIDAERVSDDLPFALRLKERKNVFITEPFKKGLFEVQDAASQMVAPLLDVQPGHRVIDACAGAGGKSLHLAALMKNKGKILSLDIHEWKLKELKVRARRDGVDVIETRPIESSKVIKRLYDTADRVLLDVPCSGMGVLRRNPDSKWKLNEDEIARLHDLQYEILTNYSGMTKKGGKLVYATCSLLPSENEQQIQKFLQANGDKWTLEKEIHLRPDREGFDGFYAALLKRH; encoded by the coding sequence TTGAAAATTCATAAGCTTCTCGTAGTCACAGTTGTTCAGGCCCTTGATGAGATTTTTGAGCAAGGCGCTTATGCTGATAAAGTTATTCAGCGAAATCTAAAAAACCAACGCCAATGGGGCGCTCGTGATCGTCGTTTTTTTGCTGAAACTGTGTACGAGATAGTTCGCTGGGAAAGGCTTTTAGCTTACCTTGCTGATGACAATGATCTTTGGAAGATCTGGGCGGCCTACTGGGTTCGTCAGGGGCATGAACTCCCTGATTGGCCAGAGTTAGAAGGCTTTTCTGCAGAGAAAATCAAACAACGCCAAAAAGATATCCCTTCATTTGCGATCGCTCAGTCGATTCCTGATTGGATGGACAAGGTTCTGAGTCAAGAAATCGGTCCTGAATATAAAGAAGTTGTGCGCGCTTTGAATCAGCCGGCAGAAGTGTTTTTAAGAGTGAATGGCTTAAAGACGACAGTTGAAGAATTAATTCCTGTTCTTAAAGAGGCGGGGATCGATGCTGAAAGAGTGAGCGATGATTTGCCTTTCGCACTTCGTTTGAAAGAACGTAAAAATGTTTTCATCACTGAGCCCTTTAAAAAAGGTCTTTTTGAAGTTCAAGATGCCGCTTCTCAGATGGTAGCTCCATTATTGGATGTTCAACCTGGACATCGAGTGATTGATGCTTGTGCGGGGGCTGGCGGGAAAAGCTTGCACTTAGCGGCTTTGATGAAAAATAAGGGCAAGATTTTGTCTCTGGATATTCACGAGTGGAAATTGAAAGAGTTAAAAGTTCGTGCTCGTCGTGACGGTGTGGATGTGATTGAGACTCGTCCGATTGAATCCAGCAAGGTCATTAAGCGCCTTTATGATACTGCAGATCGAGTTTTGCTCGATGTTCCGTGCTCAGGCATGGGCGTTTTACGCCGCAATCCTGACTCTAAGTGGAAGCTCAATGAAGATGAAATTGCTCGCCTTCACGATCTTCAGTACGAAATTCTTACAAATTACTCAGGTATGACGAAAAAAGGCGGAAAACTTGTTTATGCAACTTGCAGCCTTTTACCGAGTGAAAACGAGCAGCAAATACAGAAGTTCCTACAAGCCAACGGCGATAAGTGGACTTTGGAGAAAGAAATCCACTTGCGCCCTGATCGAGAGGGCTTTGACGGATTCTATGCAGCATTACTGAAGCGTCATTAA
- a CDS encoding prolipoprotein diacylglyceryl transferase (COG0682 Prolipoprotein diacylglyceryltransferase), with product MVHDIDPFALRIAGDFGIRWYGLSYMLGFICAYFIIKWLAQRQRAGLTPQMVGDFITYTAIGTLVGGRLGYVLFYSPDLLTKFKSTLPFWGVLAVNEGGMASHGGIIGIVIAALLFARKHSINGLYLLDLVSVAGPVGVFYGRIANFINGELVGRPCEPDYPLAVKFPQDILNWPSQDFNKLSELAPVVDKIGVGREQWLDLLEKFRFDVPAREEVYTLLNKIIESIQDGNVAAKEAIAPLLTSRYPSQLFAAFGEGLFLFVILFLLWRKPRKPGFIAASFIVLYAIVRVWDEQYRMPDAHIGLQWLDLTRGQWLSIAMFTVGIILMFIWNRASSLKISGWGRGHSIKLNRK from the coding sequence GTGGTTCATGATATTGATCCCTTTGCACTCAGAATTGCTGGCGACTTTGGAATTCGCTGGTATGGCCTGTCTTACATGCTCGGTTTTATCTGTGCTTATTTTATTATTAAATGGCTAGCACAACGCCAAAGAGCAGGTCTGACTCCGCAAATGGTCGGTGATTTTATTACTTACACCGCTATCGGAACACTTGTGGGTGGACGTCTTGGCTATGTTTTGTTTTATAGCCCTGATCTTCTAACCAAGTTTAAAAGTACACTTCCGTTCTGGGGAGTTCTTGCTGTCAACGAAGGTGGAATGGCCAGTCACGGTGGAATCATCGGGATTGTGATTGCAGCTTTGCTCTTTGCTCGTAAGCATTCGATCAATGGGCTGTATCTTCTAGATCTTGTCTCTGTGGCAGGTCCTGTGGGTGTGTTCTATGGGCGTATTGCGAACTTCATTAACGGAGAACTTGTCGGCCGCCCTTGTGAGCCGGATTACCCATTAGCGGTGAAATTTCCCCAAGATATTTTAAATTGGCCATCTCAAGATTTTAACAAACTCTCTGAGCTTGCTCCCGTGGTTGATAAAATCGGAGTCGGAAGAGAACAATGGTTAGATCTTCTTGAGAAGTTCAGATTCGATGTTCCTGCTCGTGAAGAGGTTTACACACTTCTTAATAAAATCATTGAATCCATTCAAGATGGCAACGTCGCTGCAAAAGAAGCTATCGCGCCTTTATTGACTTCGCGCTATCCATCGCAGTTGTTTGCTGCTTTTGGTGAAGGTCTTTTCTTATTTGTTATTCTTTTCCTTCTTTGGAGAAAACCAAGAAAGCCAGGCTTTATCGCTGCTAGCTTTATTGTTCTCTATGCCATCGTAAGGGTTTGGGATGAGCAATACCGTATGCCAGACGCGCATATTGGACTCCAGTGGTTGGATCTTACGCGTGGTCAGTGGCTGAGTATTGCAATGTTCACTGTCGGTATTATTCTTATGTTTATTTGGAATCGCGCGAGCTCGTTAAAGATTTCGGGTTGGGGGAGAGGGCACTCCATCAAACTAAACCGCAAATAG
- the hisS gene encoding histidyl-tRNA synthetase (COG0124 Histidyl-tRNA synthetase), with product MSSKIQKVRGTRDLLPSDNLLFRFVEETAYQKALLYGYGEIETPIFEFSEVFHRTLGESSDVVNKETYDFTDRGGESLTLRPEGTAGVARAFISEGMMQNLPLKFYYSGPMFRYERPQKGRYRQFYQLGAECLGYESPLADVESISYAWDLLKAIGLSKDCQLEINTLGDAESRTAYREALVAYFKSHSGSLSADSQMRLEKNPLRILDSKDAGDRALIENAPRLEDHLTPSAKDFFAQVIQGIEALKIPYVLNSRLVRGLDYYCHTVFEFTTQKLGAQGTVLAGGRYDGLVEMMGGPKTPGVGWAAGIDRLAELCSAEYQAPEITRVAVLGADDLGNNESVVVAHELRSAGLLTENFLTGKVGKKMQKADKFGAHFAVILGSQEVEGKTATVKNLKTGEQKEVPRSELITHIKA from the coding sequence ATGAGTAGCAAAATTCAAAAAGTCAGAGGCACACGCGATTTATTACCATCCGACAATCTTTTATTCAGATTTGTCGAAGAAACTGCCTATCAAAAAGCTCTACTTTACGGTTATGGAGAGATTGAAACTCCCATTTTTGAATTCTCTGAGGTCTTTCATCGTACTTTGGGCGAGTCCTCTGACGTCGTAAATAAGGAAACCTATGATTTCACAGATCGCGGAGGAGAAAGTCTCACTTTGCGCCCCGAAGGCACTGCCGGTGTTGCTCGTGCTTTTATCTCTGAAGGAATGATGCAGAACCTGCCTCTTAAATTTTATTATTCAGGTCCGATGTTTCGTTACGAGCGTCCTCAAAAAGGTCGTTACCGTCAGTTCTATCAATTAGGTGCTGAGTGTTTAGGGTATGAGTCTCCACTTGCAGATGTAGAAAGCATTTCTTATGCGTGGGATCTTTTAAAAGCTATTGGTCTTTCTAAAGACTGCCAACTCGAGATCAACACTCTCGGGGACGCCGAAAGCCGCACAGCTTACCGCGAGGCTCTTGTGGCCTATTTCAAATCTCACTCAGGCTCCCTGTCTGCCGACAGCCAAATGCGCTTAGAGAAAAATCCTTTGCGAATTTTAGATTCAAAAGATGCCGGAGACCGCGCATTGATTGAAAATGCTCCTCGCTTAGAAGACCACCTCACTCCTTCAGCCAAAGATTTTTTTGCGCAAGTTATTCAAGGAATCGAAGCTTTAAAAATTCCTTACGTCCTCAACTCTCGCCTTGTGCGTGGTTTAGATTATTATTGCCATACAGTTTTCGAGTTCACGACTCAAAAACTTGGAGCCCAAGGAACAGTGCTTGCTGGCGGAAGATACGATGGCCTTGTAGAAATGATGGGTGGTCCAAAAACTCCCGGAGTTGGTTGGGCTGCGGGAATTGATCGTTTAGCAGAACTCTGCTCCGCAGAATATCAAGCTCCTGAAATTACAAGAGTGGCTGTTCTTGGAGCCGATGATCTCGGCAATAATGAAAGTGTTGTTGTCGCTCACGAACTTCGCAGCGCAGGGCTACTCACTGAAAACTTTTTGACAGGAAAAGTCGGCAAGAAAATGCAAAAGGCCGATAAGTTTGGTGCTCACTTCGCTGTGATCTTAGGTTCACAAGAAGTAGAAGGTAAAACGGCCACAGTTAAAAATCTAAAAACCGGTGAGCAAAAAGAAGTTCCTCGCTCGGAACTAATCACCCACATCAAAGCTTAA
- a CDS encoding hypothetical protein (COG3495 Uncharacterized protein conserved in bacteria): protein MKKGLLVGGIAAVVVVIAIVVKFMMPSAGIGGVEVDWRLLGEMDYISGKASSELTALNGHKVKIPGFMVPLEDEERQVVEFLLVPSAQACIHVPPPPPNQMVYVKMPKGHKVMMGPIWIYGTLNLVTKRSMYGDASFEFIADRIEPYK from the coding sequence ATGAAAAAAGGTCTTTTAGTCGGTGGTATTGCTGCCGTTGTCGTGGTGATAGCCATTGTTGTGAAATTTATGATGCCCTCTGCTGGAATCGGCGGAGTCGAGGTTGATTGGCGGCTTTTAGGAGAAATGGATTATATCTCCGGAAAAGCGTCGTCTGAATTGACAGCATTGAATGGGCACAAAGTGAAAATTCCAGGTTTCATGGTTCCCCTTGAAGATGAAGAACGTCAGGTTGTTGAGTTTTTATTAGTTCCGAGTGCGCAAGCCTGCATTCACGTTCCACCACCACCTCCGAATCAAATGGTTTATGTCAAAATGCCTAAGGGGCATAAAGTGATGATGGGACCCATTTGGATTTATGGTACACTGAACTTGGTTACAAAACGATCTATGTACGGAGATGCTTCTTTCGAGTTTATTGCGGATCGAATTGAACCCTATAAATAA
- a CDS encoding hypothetical protein (COG2770 FOG: HAMP domain), whose amino-acid sequence MFKILALSILVSAAPSQKAHVHGSGKVDIAFDNLKGKILFHAPAESIIGFEHQAKSKKDQQKKDAALNKLHESLAEMISFDPSLGCEIRMEMYEVIAEAKHSDVEAEYGVTCQKTPKDSSVTFKFQNKFPKLKNVQVNFVIGDLQKSLTVTKDGEILELK is encoded by the coding sequence ATGTTTAAGATTCTAGCGCTTTCTATTTTAGTGTCTGCGGCCCCTTCTCAAAAAGCCCATGTTCATGGCAGCGGAAAAGTTGATATTGCATTTGATAATCTGAAAGGGAAAATTCTTTTTCACGCTCCCGCTGAAAGCATTATTGGCTTTGAGCACCAGGCAAAAAGTAAAAAAGATCAGCAGAAAAAAGATGCTGCCCTTAATAAATTGCACGAGTCTTTAGCTGAGATGATTTCATTTGATCCAAGCCTTGGATGTGAAATTCGTATGGAGATGTACGAAGTCATCGCAGAAGCAAAGCATTCAGATGTGGAAGCTGAGTATGGCGTGACTTGCCAGAAGACCCCTAAAGATTCTTCAGTGACTTTTAAATTTCAAAATAAATTTCCAAAGTTAAAAAATGTTCAGGTTAATTTTGTGATCGGAGATTTGCAAAAGAGTCTGACAGTTACCAAAGACGGAGAAATCCTTGAGCTCAAGTAA
- a CDS encoding peptide ABC transporter ATPase (COG1136 ABC-type antimicrobial peptide transport system, ATPase component), producing MSSSNILIEIKDLEYRYNEDASPTLVIPEFSVVRGEELFLYGPSGSGKTTLLEILAGILQPQKGSVKILGMDFSSMSSAERDAFRAEHMGYVFQSFNLIPYLSVLENIQLPLHLSANRRARLGSVDAEMVIRAICGNLGIADLLGKKVIELSVGQQQRVAVARALLGKPDLILADEPTSALDVEHREKFLKLMFEISELYGTTVVFVSHDRSIEKLFSRSISLESINGTAQ from the coding sequence TTGAGCTCAAGTAATATCCTGATCGAGATTAAAGACTTGGAGTATCGCTACAATGAAGACGCTTCTCCAACTCTTGTGATTCCAGAATTTTCTGTAGTGCGTGGCGAAGAGCTTTTCCTCTATGGCCCCAGTGGGTCGGGCAAGACAACATTGTTAGAGATCTTAGCTGGGATCTTGCAGCCACAGAAGGGTTCCGTGAAAATCCTAGGGATGGATTTCTCTTCCATGAGCTCCGCAGAGCGCGACGCCTTTCGTGCCGAGCACATGGGATATGTCTTTCAAAGCTTCAATCTTATTCCTTACCTCAGTGTTCTTGAAAACATACAACTGCCTTTGCATTTAAGTGCAAATCGCCGTGCACGTCTGGGGAGCGTGGATGCTGAAATGGTTATTCGCGCTATTTGTGGAAACCTTGGCATCGCTGATCTTCTTGGTAAAAAAGTGATCGAGTTAAGTGTGGGGCAGCAGCAACGAGTCGCCGTGGCAAGAGCCTTGCTTGGCAAGCCAGATTTGATTTTAGCAGATGAGCCGACTTCGGCCCTCGATGTTGAGCATCGCGAGAAGTTCTTAAAACTGATGTTTGAGATTTCTGAACTTTATGGAACAACAGTTGTTTTTGTCTCTCATGATCGCAGCATTGAAAAGCTATTCAGTCGTTCTATTTCTTTAGAATCCATCAACGGGACAGCACAATGA
- a CDS encoding peptide ABC transporter permease (COG0577 ABC-type antimicrobial peptide transport system, permease component), translating into MIFLKLALKSLRNRMFSSVLTVISIALSVALLLSVDRAKRAAEEGFTQAISKTDLIVGARSGSLQLILYTVFNMGNATHNISYDTYQKVRENPAIDWTIPYSLGDSHKGYRVVGTNSDFFKHYHYRGNRTVDLAKGNEFSSLWDVVIGSEVARKLRYSVGERIVLTHGVTRGEGFQHHDDRPFTVTGILEPTGTALDRAVYISLEGMEALHMDWQSGQFKNVGDVKDVKVETITAFFVGAKSRIETLSLQRAINNFKDEPLLAIIPGVALSELWHGLSYVEGTLKAISWMVVIVGLVGMLIALTSTLNERRREMAILRALGATATQISGLLVFESCLLTLSGIVLGVVITGLLTLVLSPWLITTFGIYIAGKFFSSTMWIYIAATLTGGVLIGFIPAIRARTTALKDGLSVRQ; encoded by the coding sequence ATGATTTTTCTTAAGTTAGCTTTAAAGTCCTTGCGCAATAGAATGTTTTCATCTGTTTTGACGGTGATCTCTATCGCACTCAGTGTGGCGTTACTCCTTTCAGTAGATCGCGCTAAGCGCGCGGCAGAGGAAGGATTTACTCAAGCCATCAGTAAGACGGACTTAATTGTCGGAGCACGCAGTGGTTCGTTACAGTTAATTCTTTATACGGTTTTTAATATGGGAAATGCGACTCATAATATTTCCTACGATACCTACCAGAAGGTTCGCGAAAATCCAGCTATTGATTGGACGATTCCATACTCATTAGGGGATTCTCATAAAGGATATCGTGTCGTTGGTACTAACTCAGACTTTTTTAAACACTATCATTATCGCGGAAATCGCACTGTCGATTTAGCTAAGGGGAATGAGTTTTCCTCGCTGTGGGACGTGGTCATCGGTTCTGAAGTGGCAAGAAAGTTACGTTACTCGGTAGGGGAGAGAATTGTTCTTACTCATGGTGTGACTCGTGGTGAAGGTTTTCAACACCATGACGACAGACCCTTTACAGTGACGGGAATTTTGGAGCCGACAGGCACAGCTTTGGACCGTGCGGTTTATATTTCCCTAGAGGGAATGGAAGCTCTGCATATGGACTGGCAAAGTGGGCAGTTCAAAAATGTGGGGGACGTTAAAGATGTCAAAGTCGAAACCATCACCGCTTTTTTTGTTGGAGCTAAATCAAGAATTGAAACACTCTCTTTGCAACGTGCGATCAATAACTTTAAAGACGAACCTCTGTTAGCGATTATTCCAGGGGTGGCTTTGAGTGAGTTATGGCATGGCCTTTCTTATGTTGAAGGGACGCTGAAGGCAATTTCTTGGATGGTCGTCATTGTCGGTCTTGTTGGGATGCTGATTGCTTTAACATCTACGCTGAACGAACGTCGCCGCGAGATGGCGATCCTCAGAGCTCTTGGCGCAACGGCGACTCAGATTAGTGGGTTGTTGGTGTTTGAATCCTGCCTGCTGACGCTGTCGGGGATAGTTTTGGGCGTTGTGATCACAGGGCTTTTGACTCTGGTTCTAAGCCCTTGGTTGATTACTACTTTTGGAATTTATATCGCAGGTAAGTTTTTCAGCTCAACGATGTGGATCTATATTGCAGCCACGCTGACTGGTGGAGTCTTGATTGGTTTCATTCCAGCGATTCGCGCTCGTACCACGGCGCTTAAAGACGGCCTCTCTGTTAGACAGTAA
- a CDS encoding adenylate cyclase (COG0840 Methyl-accepting chemotaxis protein) gives MRIPISTKLISVTILILVIATGTITWISSDYFEKKSAEQVDIANLEAAMAKSKEIDAITTSYVDKITNYASTLLKESQAERIDNSFDLNFRKDRSIYSIEVIRIGNGTVQTIAQRQKNELLSPFNLNSSYFIHLRAWQKFPFRAVSEGSIELVNASYTNGPALITIGIPLVKDAQGKISHIALADIALSVFEKPFSDPSERTQFLIDKHGTLLAHKNEKLSTARASMMGNSFVQKALAQKAPQYQTKFVDESNKTNYFGASVKTSFGGAVVSQISEDIILEVSKEVRRRAIFVAGSAVSLAIFFIFLFSMTLTSPIEKLAGLINLVSKGNFDVKARSLVRSQDEVGDLAEAFDHMTEGLKERDKVKSLFSKFHGSSVAEDLISKDIGVGGQAKNVVVFFSDIRGFTAFSEKRSPEEVVEMLNEYFEVMVKIINSHGGVVDKFIGDAIMAVWGAPQSTERDAHQAVRACLEMRRALEFLNEKRIARNQPPINIGMGLHAGSAISGTIGSDERMEYTVIGNTVNTASRIEASTKAFGADLLISDSVIEKIGDEFQIELAGAAEVKGRSEALKMFKVRGYRAEDGSMVEVRTPYSDYEAESADKVKIQAA, from the coding sequence ATGAGAATCCCTATTTCAACCAAACTAATCTCCGTGACGATTCTAATTCTAGTCATCGCGACTGGGACGATCACTTGGATCTCTTCAGACTATTTTGAAAAAAAATCTGCGGAACAAGTTGATATCGCCAATCTTGAAGCCGCGATGGCAAAATCTAAAGAAATTGACGCCATCACCACAAGCTACGTAGATAAAATTACTAACTACGCAAGCACTCTTCTTAAAGAGTCTCAAGCCGAGCGCATAGATAACTCTTTTGATCTAAATTTTAGAAAAGATCGCAGTATCTATTCTATTGAAGTGATCCGAATTGGAAACGGCACTGTACAAACAATTGCGCAACGTCAGAAAAATGAACTCTTAAGTCCCTTCAATTTAAATTCTAGTTACTTTATTCATCTGCGTGCTTGGCAGAAGTTCCCCTTCAGAGCTGTTTCTGAAGGAAGCATTGAACTTGTCAACGCTTCTTACACTAATGGCCCTGCTTTGATCACTATTGGCATCCCTTTGGTTAAAGATGCCCAAGGTAAAATCTCACATATCGCCCTCGCTGATATTGCACTGTCTGTTTTTGAAAAACCGTTCTCTGATCCCTCTGAGAGAACCCAATTTTTAATTGATAAGCACGGGACTTTACTTGCCCACAAAAATGAGAAGCTTTCAACGGCACGCGCATCAATGATGGGAAATTCTTTTGTGCAAAAAGCTCTGGCTCAAAAAGCTCCACAATATCAGACGAAGTTTGTCGATGAATCCAATAAGACAAACTATTTTGGAGCTTCCGTAAAAACCTCTTTTGGCGGCGCTGTCGTGTCGCAAATTTCTGAGGATATTATCTTGGAAGTTTCAAAAGAAGTTCGTCGCCGTGCCATCTTTGTCGCAGGCTCTGCGGTGTCACTGGCTATTTTCTTTATCTTTTTATTCTCCATGACTCTCACCTCTCCTATTGAAAAGTTGGCAGGACTTATCAACCTTGTCTCTAAGGGTAATTTTGACGTCAAAGCGCGAAGCCTTGTACGCTCTCAGGACGAAGTCGGCGATCTTGCAGAAGCCTTCGACCACATGACCGAAGGACTTAAAGAGCGCGACAAAGTGAAAAGCTTATTCTCAAAGTTCCACGGTTCTTCAGTCGCAGAAGACCTTATCAGCAAAGACATCGGGGTTGGTGGCCAAGCCAAAAACGTCGTCGTCTTCTTCTCTGATATTCGCGGTTTCACAGCTTTCTCTGAAAAAAGATCTCCGGAAGAAGTCGTCGAGATGCTCAATGAATACTTTGAAGTGATGGTGAAAATCATCAACTCTCATGGTGGTGTCGTTGATAAATTTATCGGCGATGCGATTATGGCTGTTTGGGGTGCCCCGCAAAGCACAGAGCGAGATGCTCACCAAGCGGTGCGCGCTTGTTTGGAAATGCGCAGAGCTTTGGAGTTTTTAAATGAAAAACGCATTGCTAGAAATCAACCTCCTATCAATATAGGAATGGGCCTGCACGCAGGTTCTGCGATTTCTGGCACCATTGGTTCTGATGAACGCATGGAGTACACCGTCATTGGTAACACAGTGAACACGGCCTCGCGAATTGAAGCTTCAACGAAGGCTTTTGGCGCAGATTTGCTGATCTCAGATTCAGTCATTGAAAAAATCGGTGACGAGTTTCAAATTGAACTTGCTGGAGCTGCGGAAGTGAAAGGTCGCTCGGAAGCCTTGAAGATGTTCAAAGTCAGAGGTTATCGCGCAGAGGATGGATCGATGGTAGAAGTTCGCACTCCCTACTCTGATTATGAAGCAGAGAGTGCTGATAAAGTTAAGATTCAAGCGGCCTAA
- a CDS encoding hypothetical protein (COG0782 Transcription elongation factor), whose product MSTKNYITPSGLAGLREELHQLLQVERPKVVEVVAWAASNGDRSENADYQYGKRRLREIDKRVHFLTKRIEDAEVVDPLAMKGEKVLFSATVTVMNEDEEEIVYQIVGEDETNPKLGRISWKSPVAKALLGKKLGDEVRIVKPAGEEFVTIENVEYKQISN is encoded by the coding sequence ATGAGTACAAAAAATTATATAACTCCCTCAGGTTTAGCTGGACTAAGAGAGGAGCTTCATCAGTTGTTGCAAGTCGAACGTCCAAAGGTCGTTGAGGTGGTGGCTTGGGCCGCAAGCAATGGGGATCGTTCTGAGAATGCCGATTATCAATATGGGAAACGTCGTCTGCGTGAGATCGACAAACGTGTTCATTTTCTTACTAAGCGTATTGAAGATGCTGAGGTTGTAGATCCACTGGCGATGAAGGGCGAGAAAGTTCTTTTTAGCGCCACAGTCACAGTGATGAACGAAGATGAGGAAGAGATTGTCTATCAAATCGTCGGCGAAGATGAGACAAATCCAAAGTTAGGCAGAATCTCGTGGAAGTCCCCGGTGGCTAAAGCTCTTCTAGGTAAAAAACTTGGCGACGAAGTGCGAATCGTTAAGCCTGCAGGCGAAGAATTTGTGACGATCGAAAACGTGGAATACAAACAGATCTCGAACTGA
- a CDS encoding hypothetical protein (COG0463 Glycosyltransferases involved in cell wall biogenesis) encodes MTERDSQVHFTLVIHSYKSGPKLATMQRSLADIRAFFGRFQTPYEVIWLNPAKAPPQEKPDNSDGFLSLVELEERGTKTSALHRAILSARGEFIIVADENLATPLGDLFKVLQTTISEKKWAWGERNFTKLKIEKSKRLQHDELFAKIILEKNRTTSSDFFCETWGFSKSSWLETFPQPPKHNLLSVALSQSIQPEAIMRVKVTDSGLTPQHYPSMKLWLSRFFFSIK; translated from the coding sequence ATGACAGAGCGAGATTCACAAGTTCATTTTACTTTAGTAATACACAGCTATAAAAGCGGGCCAAAGCTCGCCACAATGCAGCGTTCTCTCGCTGATATCAGAGCCTTCTTCGGGCGCTTTCAAACGCCCTACGAAGTAATTTGGCTCAATCCCGCAAAAGCCCCTCCTCAGGAGAAGCCTGACAACTCGGATGGTTTTCTTTCTTTAGTTGAATTAGAAGAGCGCGGAACAAAGACCTCAGCACTTCATCGTGCGATTCTTTCTGCGCGTGGAGAGTTCATCATTGTCGCAGATGAAAACCTTGCCACTCCTCTTGGAGACTTATTCAAAGTTCTGCAGACGACAATCAGTGAGAAGAAATGGGCCTGGGGGGAACGTAACTTCACAAAACTGAAAATTGAAAAGTCAAAACGCCTTCAACATGACGAGCTTTTTGCTAAGATCATTTTAGAAAAAAACCGCACGACTTCGAGTGATTTCTTTTGCGAAACTTGGGGCTTTAGTAAAAGTTCTTGGTTAGAGACCTTTCCTCAACCTCCCAAACACAACTTACTTAGCGTCGCACTTTCTCAAAGCATTCAGCCCGAAGCAATTATGCGAGTCAAAGTCACCGACTCAGGCCTCACTCCTCAACACTATCCCAGCATGAAACTTTGGCTCAGTCGCTTTTTCTTCTCTATCAAGTAA